A part of Candidatus Eisenbacteria bacterium genomic DNA contains:
- a CDS encoding DUF2231 domain-containing protein, with protein MDLLGRFHPQIVHTPVALLVFSAFFAIVGRLFDREWVRRTSVLLLVFGFLGAFAAVQSGQIAHRVPEHEQGVPEDAIDGHAAWGRYTLWASGAAVVAYVVASRLAGGAAGAVSALALILQLAAAALVGVSGFKGGKLVYDYGANVRIGGTLVRNPGADNHRRAPGSGAAGGEREGGAQQQP; from the coding sequence ATGGACCTTCTCGGCCGGTTCCACCCGCAGATCGTGCACACGCCCGTGGCGCTGCTGGTCTTCAGCGCCTTCTTCGCGATCGTCGGCCGGCTGTTCGATCGCGAGTGGGTGCGCAGGACGTCGGTGCTGCTGCTGGTGTTCGGTTTCCTCGGGGCGTTCGCGGCGGTGCAGTCCGGCCAGATCGCGCACCGTGTCCCCGAGCACGAGCAGGGCGTGCCGGAGGACGCCATTGACGGGCACGCCGCGTGGGGGCGCTACACCCTGTGGGCCTCGGGGGCTGCGGTCGTGGCGTACGTCGTGGCCTCACGCCTGGCCGGCGGAGCGGCGGGCGCCGTCTCGGCGCTCGCGCTGATCCTGCAGCTTGCGGCCGCGGCGCTCGTCGGCGTCTCCGGCTTCAAGGGCGGCAAGCTGGTCTACGACTACGGCGCCAACGTGCGCATCGGCGGAACGCTGGTGCGAAACCCCGGCGCCGACAACCACCGCAGGGCCCCCGGCTCGGGGGCAGCGGGTGGCGAACGCGAAGGCGGGGCGCAACAACAGCCGTAG
- a CDS encoding isoprenylcysteine carboxylmethyltransferase family protein — MDAPRPHPLRSVVSALVVLALDAALLALGLGDPGLLLRDPRAFALLVVWGLAGFTLALLRPVRGQDATASSPDPPVMLALFVLPLVAAPLGAYGAAHALFTLPWANTVSWCGVALVAAGLWLRIAAMARLGRRFSPLVALQKGHTLETGGPYAFVRHPGYLGALLACLGGSVAFGSALALPAPALMLVAQLARVRREEKLLAVRFGDEWSRYAARTGALLPRPGRRG, encoded by the coding sequence GTGGACGCCCCCCGTCCCCATCCGCTGCGTTCGGTCGTCTCGGCGCTCGTCGTGCTGGCGCTCGACGCGGCGCTGCTCGCGCTCGGGCTCGGCGACCCCGGACTGCTGCTGCGCGACCCGCGCGCGTTCGCGTTGCTCGTCGTCTGGGGCCTCGCCGGTTTCACGCTCGCGTTGCTGCGCCCGGTGCGCGGCCAGGACGCCACCGCGTCGAGCCCCGATCCGCCCGTGATGCTCGCGTTGTTCGTGCTGCCGCTCGTGGCCGCGCCGCTCGGCGCCTACGGCGCGGCGCACGCCCTGTTCACGCTGCCCTGGGCGAACACCGTTTCCTGGTGCGGCGTCGCGCTGGTCGCCGCCGGGCTGTGGCTGCGCATCGCGGCCATGGCCCGGCTCGGCCGGCGCTTCTCGCCGCTCGTCGCGCTGCAGAAGGGACACACGCTCGAGACCGGCGGGCCCTACGCGTTCGTGCGGCACCCGGGCTACCTGGGAGCGCTGCTCGCCTGCCTCGGCGGGTCCGTCGCCTTCGGCAGCGCGCTCGCCCTGCCGGCGCCCGCGCTCATGCTGGTCGCGCAGCTCGCCCGCGTGCGCCGCGAGGAAAAGCTGCTCGCGGTGCGCTTCGGTGACGAGTGGTCGCGCTACGCGGCCCGCACCGGCGCGCTCCTGCCGCGACCGGGCCGCCGGGGCTAG
- a CDS encoding aspartyl protease family protein, translating to MTTRLRSVLPALIALLLAAAFVPAARSQDDLPTNWRDAQSLLREAARDTVGRGEDPVRLGALGQLLVRLGRFNDAERVLQRVLAVRPADPAALAGLGKIALYRHHVPEAESLLVAAGSADGAARDLYAARLRTGDWKGAAALAEAVGDLGRVPLLERLQEVQAFELLPGPDSDAIGFVRSFPVPIVKARLNGHVVLAAIDPGSPGVLVDPSAMRANGVERLAGERAVFWLGSRVAASNALARKLELGHMGLANVPLAATSLHRYSIDVNPLGRDIGLVIGLDFLEHFGVTLDFRAQRIELARPGAAVTAPGQRVPFERWTENQLVAWGTIGGGRRVSMIVGTGLPGAGFGGPADVFDELGLRPGKMANLMRGPGMLMQGRPWTQVPVPTLALGGVVGDRVSGWMGAMDPGEAWSEGARLDGVLGPEWFRGRRVTFDWAKHEMVFASR from the coding sequence ATGACGACCCGGCTCCGCTCCGTCCTGCCCGCACTGATCGCGTTGCTGCTCGCGGCCGCCTTCGTCCCCGCGGCCCGCTCGCAGGACGACCTGCCGACCAATTGGCGCGACGCGCAGTCACTGCTGCGCGAGGCGGCACGCGACACCGTCGGGCGCGGCGAGGACCCCGTCCGCCTCGGCGCGCTCGGCCAGCTGCTGGTGCGGCTCGGCCGCTTCAACGACGCCGAACGAGTGCTGCAGCGGGTGCTCGCGGTGCGCCCGGCGGACCCTGCGGCGCTCGCGGGCCTGGGCAAGATCGCGCTCTACCGCCATCACGTTCCCGAGGCGGAGAGCCTGCTCGTCGCCGCCGGGTCCGCCGATGGGGCCGCGCGTGACCTGTACGCGGCGCGCCTGCGCACCGGCGACTGGAAGGGCGCGGCGGCGCTGGCCGAGGCGGTCGGCGACCTGGGCCGGGTGCCGCTGCTCGAGCGACTTCAGGAAGTCCAGGCTTTCGAGCTGCTGCCGGGACCGGACTCCGACGCCATCGGCTTCGTCCGCTCCTTTCCCGTGCCGATCGTCAAGGCGCGCCTGAACGGACACGTGGTGCTCGCGGCGATCGACCCGGGCTCGCCCGGCGTCCTCGTGGACCCGTCGGCGATGCGGGCCAACGGCGTCGAGCGGCTGGCCGGAGAGCGCGCGGTCTTCTGGCTGGGCTCGCGCGTGGCCGCGAGCAACGCCCTCGCGCGGAAGCTCGAGCTGGGGCACATGGGGCTGGCGAACGTTCCGCTCGCCGCGACGTCACTCCACCGCTACAGCATCGACGTGAACCCGCTCGGCCGCGACATCGGGCTCGTCATCGGCCTGGACTTTCTCGAGCACTTCGGCGTGACCCTCGACTTTCGCGCCCAGAGGATCGAGCTGGCCCGGCCCGGCGCGGCGGTGACGGCGCCGGGACAGCGCGTCCCGTTCGAGCGCTGGACCGAGAACCAGCTCGTCGCCTGGGGCACGATCGGCGGCGGGCGGCGCGTGTCCATGATCGTGGGCACCGGCCTGCCGGGAGCCGGCTTCGGCGGCCCCGCGGACGTCTTCGACGAGCTCGGGCTGCGGCCCGGCAAGATGGCGAATCTGATGCGCGGCCCCGGCATGCTCATGCAGGGCCGGCCGTGGACGCAGGTGCCGGTGCCCACGCTCGCGCTGGGCGGTGTCGTCGGCGACCGCGTGAGCGGCTGGATGGGCGCGATGGATCCGGGCGAGGCGTGGAGCGAGGGCGCGCGCCTCGACGGCGTGCTCGGTCCGGAATGGTTCCGCGGTCGCCGCGTGACGTTCGACTGGGCGAAGCACGAGATGGTGTTCGCGAGCCGCTGA
- the thiL gene encoding thiamine-phosphate kinase — MPPETPGEFERIRGIVAALPRGEGVVLGPGDDAAVLRPHVGRDLVATTDAFVEGRHWDRGLLDVRAIGRRLAVANLSDLAAMAAQPRWALVSVGAPGRADAGELREIESAMAETLWQDGAAVVGGNLSATDGPAWFSVTLLGEVERDRYWSRAGAHAGDVLAVTGHPGRAAALLALAAATSPPSPRHAPLGLLEAFAHPPSRVRAAAAMAKSGGVNAAIDFSDGLAGDLGHLCSASGVGAVVLARKLPDDPQLVQAAHALSALPVPAGNDAPASPGDWIERLRFSPGDDYELLLAIEPGRFDACAEAAREAGTPLFRIGQFTATAGALLLQREDGREEPLPGRGYEHYR, encoded by the coding sequence GGCGGTGTTGCGACCGCACGTCGGCCGCGACCTCGTCGCGACGACGGACGCGTTCGTCGAGGGGCGGCACTGGGACCGCGGACTGCTCGACGTGCGGGCGATCGGCCGCCGGCTCGCGGTCGCGAACCTGAGCGACCTCGCCGCGATGGCGGCGCAGCCGCGCTGGGCGCTCGTTTCGGTGGGTGCGCCCGGGCGCGCGGACGCCGGAGAGCTGCGCGAGATCGAGTCGGCGATGGCGGAGACGCTGTGGCAGGACGGCGCGGCCGTCGTGGGCGGCAACCTGTCGGCGACGGACGGGCCCGCCTGGTTCAGCGTGACGCTGCTCGGCGAGGTGGAGCGCGACCGGTACTGGAGCCGCGCCGGCGCACACGCGGGCGACGTGCTGGCGGTGACCGGACACCCCGGCCGCGCCGCCGCGCTGCTCGCGCTGGCGGCGGCGACGAGCCCGCCATCGCCGCGGCATGCGCCGCTGGGTCTGCTCGAGGCGTTCGCCCACCCGCCGAGCCGGGTGCGCGCGGCCGCGGCGATGGCGAAGTCGGGGGGCGTGAACGCGGCGATCGATTTTTCGGACGGGCTCGCGGGCGACCTCGGACACCTGTGCTCCGCCAGCGGGGTCGGCGCGGTCGTGCTGGCGCGCAAGCTGCCGGACGACCCGCAGCTCGTGCAGGCGGCGCACGCGCTCTCGGCCCTGCCCGTCCCGGCCGGGAACGATGCGCCGGCGTCGCCCGGCGACTGGATCGAGCGCCTGCGCTTCTCGCCCGGGGACGACTACGAGCTGCTGCTGGCGATCGAGCCCGGGCGCTTCGACGCCTGCGCCGAGGCCGCGCGTGAAGCGGGCACGCCGCTCTTCCGGATCGGCCAGTTCACGGCGACGGCGGGGGCGCTGCTGCTGCAGCGCGAGGACGGTCGCGAGGAGCCGCTGCCCGGCCGGGGCTACGAGCACTACCGGTAG
- a CDS encoding methylated-DNA--[protein]-cysteine S-methyltransferase yields MRILYHVMSAPAPLGLLFLAATERGLRYVEYMERRSLKRMIAAHANDHPGATWEPSVRELRPLVEQVEQYFCGTRKTFQVPLDPAGSEHQRRVWRALAGIPYGETRSYGDIAKAIGEPRAARAVGLAANQNPLVIVVPCHRVIGADGKLVGYAGGLPRKKALLALESRFRGLQDVDGDRVIEQLHVKVSRPAARPRAKKPSKPARRRPAGVAAAPAARSAPPAKAARRVAAPAPSKTRAT; encoded by the coding sequence ATGCGCATTCTCTACCATGTGATGTCGGCGCCCGCGCCGCTCGGCCTGCTGTTCCTGGCGGCCACCGAGCGGGGGCTGCGCTATGTCGAATACATGGAGCGCAGGAGCCTCAAGCGCATGATCGCGGCGCACGCGAACGACCATCCCGGCGCCACGTGGGAGCCTTCGGTCCGCGAACTTCGACCGCTCGTCGAGCAGGTCGAACAGTATTTCTGCGGAACGCGCAAGACGTTTCAGGTGCCGCTCGATCCGGCCGGCAGCGAGCATCAGCGCCGCGTCTGGCGGGCGCTCGCCGGGATTCCCTACGGCGAGACGCGCAGCTACGGCGACATCGCGAAGGCGATCGGCGAGCCGCGGGCCGCGCGCGCCGTCGGGCTCGCGGCGAACCAGAACCCGCTCGTCATCGTCGTGCCCTGCCATCGCGTGATCGGCGCCGACGGCAAGCTGGTCGGCTACGCCGGCGGGTTGCCGCGCAAGAAGGCGCTGCTCGCGCTCGAGTCCCGCTTTCGCGGCCTGCAGGACGTGGACGGCGACCGCGTCATCGAACAACTCCACGTGAAGGTGAGCCGGCCGGCCGCACGCCCGCGCGCGAAGAAGCCGTCGAAGCCCGCGCGCCGGCGCCCCGCGGGCGTCGCGGCCGCCCCGGCGGCGCGAAGCGCGCCGCCCGCGAAGGCCGCGCGCCGCGTCGCCGCACCGGCCCCTTCGAAGACCCGCGCCACCTGA
- a CDS encoding amidohydrolase, translated as MTIATPGFTGPDADELIAVRRDLHQHPELGFEEVRTSGIVATRLRALGLEPRTQVGRTGVVATLRGARPGRTVLLRADMDALPIHELNETPYRSKADGKMHACGHDCHVSILLAVARRLVAGAKDLAGNVVFVFQPAEELGGPKGGAEAMIQDGLLEDTKPDAAFGLHVWQDLPVGVVGVTAGPWMAAVDEFTVTVRGRGAHAAMPQVSRDPVVCLAHMVTALQSIVSRNTDPFQQAVVSVTQLRAGTAFNIIPESAWMNGTIRIFDRDLWAAIPGQFERVVKGVAQAMGCETDVLFERGNLPTVNDPAMCAHARAAAAEVVGAERVRDDVRTMGGEDFSAILARVPGVFIAVGSRNESRGLVHDHHHPKFDVDEDALRIGAEVLLRTAKRYLAS; from the coding sequence ATGACCATCGCCACGCCCGGTTTCACGGGACCCGACGCCGACGAGTTGATCGCCGTCCGTCGCGACCTGCACCAGCACCCCGAGCTCGGCTTCGAGGAGGTGCGCACCTCGGGCATCGTCGCGACCCGATTGCGGGCGCTGGGACTCGAACCGCGCACCCAGGTGGGCCGCACCGGCGTGGTCGCGACGCTCCGCGGGGCGCGGCCGGGACGGACCGTGCTGCTGCGCGCCGACATGGACGCGCTGCCCATCCACGAGCTGAACGAAACCCCCTACCGTTCCAAGGCCGACGGCAAGATGCACGCGTGCGGGCACGACTGCCACGTCAGCATCCTGCTCGCGGTCGCGCGCAGGCTCGTCGCCGGGGCGAAGGATCTGGCCGGCAACGTCGTGTTCGTCTTCCAGCCCGCCGAAGAGCTCGGCGGCCCCAAGGGCGGCGCCGAGGCGATGATCCAGGACGGCCTGCTCGAGGACACGAAGCCGGACGCCGCCTTCGGCCTGCACGTCTGGCAGGACCTGCCGGTGGGGGTCGTGGGGGTGACCGCCGGGCCGTGGATGGCGGCGGTGGACGAGTTCACCGTGACCGTTCGCGGCCGCGGCGCGCACGCAGCGATGCCACAGGTCAGCCGCGATCCCGTCGTCTGCCTCGCGCACATGGTGACCGCGCTGCAGTCGATCGTGTCGCGCAACACCGATCCGTTCCAGCAGGCGGTGGTGAGCGTCACGCAGCTGCGCGCGGGCACGGCGTTCAACATCATTCCCGAGAGCGCGTGGATGAACGGCACCATCCGGATCTTCGATCGCGACCTGTGGGCGGCGATCCCGGGCCAGTTCGAACGCGTGGTGAAGGGCGTGGCGCAGGCCATGGGCTGCGAGACCGACGTGCTGTTCGAGCGCGGCAACCTGCCGACGGTCAACGATCCGGCGATGTGCGCCCACGCGCGCGCCGCCGCCGCCGAGGTGGTGGGAGCCGAACGGGTGCGCGACGACGTGCGCACCATGGGCGGGGAGGACTTCTCGGCGATCCTCGCCCGCGTCCCGGGCGTTTTCATCGCGGTGGGCTCGCGCAACGAGTCGCGCGGGCTCGTTCACGACCACCATCACCCGAAGTTCGACGTGGACGAGGACGCCCTGCGCATCGGCGCCGAGGTTCTCCTGCGCACGGCGAAGAGGTACCTCGCGTCATGA